One region of Baekduia soli genomic DNA includes:
- a CDS encoding site-2 protease family protein, producing the protein MFGIRIGASPSWFVVLFVMIYSFSGFFDSVLDVSNSVAYLVTVAAVLLFFVSLALHELGHALVARRNGIEVLGIDLWIFGGLAKLSRDSETPGEEFRIAAAGPAVTALIALICLGGVAATSHLGEAVDSYTHGDSTTPLLALLSWLGIVNLWLLAFNLLPGFPLDGGRIARAAIWRATGDRHRATRAAGRIGQGLAYLLMGFGLYLALGGGDPFAGIWLLILGWFISSGARGAIAASAFSDRIDGVTAADVMDAEPVAVPGTTTALAAQDEFFLRYRLPWFPVTDAAGRVLGLLRAELVDGALASGRPTLPVDDLLDAAADGDAHVARDTPLESLLSSEALRRLGALVVVDADGRLCGLVTLDHVRRALAAGLELRP; encoded by the coding sequence GTGTTCGGCATCCGCATCGGGGCGAGCCCGAGCTGGTTCGTCGTGCTCTTCGTGATGATCTACTCGTTCTCCGGGTTCTTCGACTCGGTGCTGGACGTCTCGAACTCGGTCGCCTACCTCGTCACGGTGGCCGCCGTCCTGCTCTTCTTCGTCTCCCTCGCGCTGCACGAGCTCGGCCACGCGCTCGTCGCGCGGCGCAACGGCATCGAGGTCCTGGGCATCGACCTGTGGATCTTCGGCGGCCTGGCCAAGCTCAGCCGCGACTCCGAGACGCCGGGCGAGGAGTTCCGCATCGCCGCGGCCGGCCCGGCCGTCACCGCGCTCATCGCGCTGATCTGCCTCGGGGGCGTCGCGGCGACCTCGCACCTCGGCGAGGCCGTCGACAGCTACACCCACGGCGACAGCACGACGCCGCTGCTGGCGCTGCTGTCGTGGCTGGGGATCGTCAACCTCTGGCTGCTGGCCTTCAACCTGCTGCCGGGCTTCCCCCTCGACGGCGGCCGGATCGCGCGCGCCGCGATCTGGCGGGCGACCGGCGACCGCCACCGCGCCACCCGCGCGGCGGGGCGCATCGGCCAGGGCCTGGCCTACCTGCTCATGGGCTTCGGCCTCTACCTGGCGCTGGGCGGCGGCGATCCGTTCGCGGGCATCTGGCTGCTCATCCTGGGCTGGTTCATCAGCAGCGGCGCCCGCGGGGCCATCGCGGCCAGCGCGTTCTCGGACCGCATCGACGGCGTGACCGCCGCCGACGTCATGGACGCCGAGCCCGTCGCCGTGCCCGGCACGACGACCGCGCTGGCGGCCCAGGACGAGTTCTTCCTGCGCTACCGGCTGCCGTGGTTCCCCGTCACCGACGCCGCCGGGCGGGTCCTGGGCCTGCTGCGCGCCGAGCTCGTCGACGGGGCGCTGGCGTCCGGGCGCCCGACGCTCCCGGTCGACGACCTGCTCGACGCCGCCGCCGACGGCGACGCCCACGTGGCGCGCGACACGCCGCTGGAGTCCCTGCTGAGCTCGGAGGCGCTGCGGCGCCTCGGCGCGCTCGTCGTCGTCGACGCCGACGGCCGGCTCTGCGGGCTCGTCACGCTGGACCACGTGCGCCGGGCCCTGGCCGCCGGCCTCGAGCTGCGCCCCTGA
- a CDS encoding succinate dehydrogenase/fumarate reductase iron-sulfur subunit: MAAEPTTAHSPTRSDVSESFTLRIRRYDPESGEAPYWVEHTIELEPHRSVLEGILQAKGRFDGSIGIRCSCKAAICGSCGVRVNGQPGLACHTHLDRAKATSRDGVIEIEPMGNMPVIKDLIVDMDAVHWKKVQRVTPWLINKTPIPEREYIVDRESMVDVTQSMACIQCGACVSDCLAMEVDPLFIGPAALAKSYRFVGDPRDAEQRERLMDLAEDPHGIYDCTHCFKCIEACPKGVAPMNQIMRLRRRATGDHHIVDRNNGERHEAAFVTLIKNYGLLWEAELLPRSYGGNSWFGKFAPPAGLELASSLPAITKAVMRRKVTIMGAVKPHKIPPADLKQVQAIYDEIEGRDKRIEYNLYISGRDEDNEDSPQERVEATGDAKSEDNA, translated from the coding sequence ATGGCCGCCGAACCGACCACCGCGCACTCCCCGACCCGCAGCGACGTCTCCGAGAGCTTCACGCTCCGGATCCGCCGCTACGACCCGGAGTCCGGCGAGGCCCCGTACTGGGTCGAGCACACGATCGAGCTCGAGCCGCACCGCTCCGTCCTCGAGGGCATCCTGCAGGCCAAGGGCCGCTTCGACGGCTCCATCGGCATCCGCTGCTCGTGCAAGGCCGCGATCTGCGGCTCCTGCGGCGTGCGCGTCAACGGCCAGCCCGGCCTGGCCTGCCACACGCACCTCGACCGGGCGAAGGCCACGTCGCGCGACGGGGTCATCGAGATCGAGCCGATGGGCAACATGCCCGTCATCAAGGACCTCATCGTGGACATGGACGCCGTCCACTGGAAGAAGGTCCAGCGCGTCACGCCGTGGCTCATCAACAAGACGCCGATTCCCGAGCGCGAGTACATCGTCGACCGCGAGTCGATGGTCGACGTCACGCAGTCCATGGCCTGCATCCAGTGTGGCGCCTGCGTGTCGGACTGCCTGGCGATGGAGGTCGACCCGCTGTTCATCGGGCCGGCCGCGCTGGCCAAGTCCTACCGGTTCGTCGGCGACCCCCGCGACGCCGAGCAGCGCGAGCGCCTCATGGACCTCGCCGAGGACCCGCACGGCATCTACGACTGCACGCACTGCTTCAAGTGCATCGAGGCCTGCCCCAAGGGCGTGGCGCCGATGAACCAGATCATGCGCCTGCGGCGCCGTGCCACCGGCGACCACCACATCGTCGACCGCAACAACGGCGAGCGCCACGAGGCCGCCTTCGTCACGCTGATCAAGAACTACGGCCTGCTGTGGGAGGCCGAGCTGCTGCCCCGCTCCTACGGCGGCAACTCGTGGTTCGGCAAGTTCGCGCCGCCCGCCGGACTGGAGCTCGCCAGCTCGCTGCCGGCGATCACCAAGGCCGTCATGCGTCGCAAGGTCACGATCATGGGCGCCGTCAAGCCCCACAAGATCCCGCCGGCCGACCTCAAGCAGGTCCAGGCGATCTACGACGAGATCGAGGGCCGCGACAAGCGCATCGAATACAACCTGTACATCTCCGGCCGCGACGAGGACAACGAGGACTCGCCGCAGGAGCGCGTCGAAGCCACCGGGGACGCGAAGTCGGAGGACAACGCCTGA
- a CDS encoding leucyl/phenylalanyl-tRNA--protein transferase: MDVATILGLYAQGLFPMDEPGAPDLPWWAADPRTVFGLDAPARAGVRRRVRRSLAAREGWELRVDGAFDEVVTACARPRGPHDGVWLTPRMHELYRALHAAGHAHTFEVWLDDGLAAGLVGVTIGRAAMLESMFHRVPHAGNVLVSLTLDALAASGYELCDIQTATDHTLFLGAVQIPREEYERRLCAALG, encoded by the coding sequence GTGGACGTCGCCACCATCCTCGGGCTCTACGCCCAGGGGCTGTTCCCCATGGACGAGCCGGGGGCGCCCGACCTGCCGTGGTGGGCCGCCGATCCCCGGACGGTGTTCGGGCTCGACGCCCCGGCGCGGGCAGGGGTCCGCCGCCGCGTTCGGCGCTCGCTGGCCGCCCGGGAGGGCTGGGAGCTGCGCGTCGACGGCGCCTTCGACGAGGTCGTCACCGCGTGCGCGCGCCCGCGGGGACCGCACGACGGCGTCTGGCTGACGCCGCGGATGCACGAGCTCTACCGGGCCCTGCACGCCGCCGGGCACGCCCACACGTTCGAGGTCTGGCTCGACGACGGGCTGGCCGCCGGGCTCGTCGGCGTCACCATCGGCCGCGCCGCGATGCTCGAGTCCATGTTCCACCGCGTGCCGCACGCGGGCAACGTGCTGGTCTCGCTGACGCTGGACGCGCTGGCGGCCTCGGGCTACGAGCTGTGCGACATCCAGACCGCCACCGACCACACGTTGTTCCTCGGCGCCGTCCAGATCCCGCGCGAGGAGTACGAGCGGCGCCTGTGCGCGGCGCTGGGCTGA
- a CDS encoding nuclear transport factor 2 family protein, with the protein MTAPAPHPFRAAVEAGDIEAAIATLAPGIVFHSPAVFHPYVGRDTVAALLRLVFETFEDFRYTDEIGGSDGTEALVFRAAVGGRELEGLDLLRTGSDGLVQDFTVMIRPLSGLLALAQALGPKVEAAGLKATGA; encoded by the coding sequence ATGACCGCGCCCGCACCGCACCCGTTCCGCGCCGCCGTCGAGGCCGGCGACATCGAGGCCGCGATCGCGACGCTGGCGCCGGGCATCGTGTTCCACAGCCCGGCGGTCTTCCACCCCTACGTCGGGCGCGACACGGTCGCCGCGCTGCTGCGGCTGGTCTTCGAGACGTTCGAGGACTTCCGCTACACCGACGAGATCGGCGGCTCCGACGGGACCGAGGCGCTCGTCTTCCGCGCCGCGGTCGGCGGCAGGGAGCTCGAGGGCCTGGACCTCCTGCGCACCGGCTCCGACGGCCTCGTGCAGGACTTCACGGTGATGATCCGCCCGCTCTCGGGGCTGCTCGCGCTGGCCCAGGCCCTCGGCCCGAAGGTCGAGGCCGCGGGGCTGAAGGCCACCGGGGCCTGA
- a CDS encoding FAD-binding protein, whose translation MPAHDVLILGAGLAGQRAALAAADAGASVAIMSKVHPVRSHSVAAAGGINAAINPADDWRSHAYDTVKGSDFIGDQDAIEVMCREAPHEVMHLEHIGVTFHRNETGALDLRAFGGASTKRTAYVADITGQAILHVLYEQLMKYHERVDRYEEWFTTSLLQDETGAVSGCIARDIRTGTLEIFTAKNVILATGGAGQCFKPTTNGLICTGDGIAQAYRLGAPLMDMEMVQYHPTCLVENGFLITEGARGEGAHLLNANGERFMEKYAPNKMELASRDVVSRAEQTEINEGRGVGPGGVGIYLDITVVPKKRTLEALREIVNIGKDFAGVDITREPILIRPGQHYIMGGVKTDIDGATPIEGLYAAGEVACVSVHGGNRLGANSLLDTLIFGRRAGEHAAQRAAGMAQPKPAAQQARLNDEQAWVKSIIDRPQTGRRIAEIKDELGTEMNRNVAVFREQAGLEHALEVVRRLKEEAKTAYVDDKGSVFNQDVLGAIELGYMLDCAECTVVAAIERKESRGAQFRTDYPERNDEVWMKHITLSRNGGDSPEIDYAPVTITQWQPEERKY comes from the coding sequence ATGCCTGCACATGACGTTCTCATCCTCGGCGCCGGCCTGGCCGGACAGCGTGCTGCGCTGGCCGCCGCGGACGCCGGAGCGTCGGTGGCGATCATGAGCAAGGTCCACCCGGTCCGCTCGCACTCCGTCGCCGCCGCCGGTGGCATCAACGCCGCCATCAACCCCGCGGACGACTGGCGGTCGCACGCGTACGACACCGTCAAGGGCTCCGACTTCATCGGGGACCAGGACGCGATCGAGGTGATGTGCCGCGAGGCGCCGCACGAGGTCATGCACCTCGAGCACATCGGCGTCACGTTCCACCGCAACGAGACCGGCGCGCTGGACCTGCGCGCCTTCGGCGGCGCCTCCACCAAGCGCACCGCCTACGTGGCCGACATCACCGGCCAGGCGATCCTGCACGTGCTCTACGAGCAGCTCATGAAGTACCACGAGCGCGTCGACCGCTACGAGGAGTGGTTCACGACCTCGCTGCTGCAGGACGAGACCGGCGCGGTGTCGGGCTGCATCGCCCGCGACATCCGCACGGGCACGCTGGAGATCTTCACCGCCAAGAACGTCATCCTGGCCACCGGGGGCGCCGGCCAGTGCTTCAAGCCGACGACCAACGGCCTGATCTGCACCGGCGACGGCATCGCCCAGGCCTACCGCCTCGGCGCGCCGCTCATGGACATGGAGATGGTGCAGTACCACCCGACCTGCCTGGTCGAGAACGGGTTCCTCATCACGGAGGGCGCACGCGGCGAGGGCGCGCATCTCCTCAACGCCAACGGCGAGCGCTTCATGGAGAAGTACGCGCCGAACAAGATGGAGCTGGCGTCGCGCGACGTCGTCTCCCGCGCCGAGCAGACCGAGATCAACGAGGGCCGCGGCGTCGGGCCCGGCGGTGTCGGCATCTACCTCGACATCACCGTCGTCCCCAAGAAGCGCACGCTCGAGGCGCTGCGCGAGATCGTCAACATCGGCAAGGACTTCGCCGGCGTCGACATCACCCGCGAGCCGATCCTCATCCGCCCGGGCCAGCACTACATCATGGGCGGCGTCAAGACCGACATCGACGGCGCGACGCCCATCGAGGGCCTCTACGCCGCCGGCGAGGTCGCCTGCGTCTCGGTCCACGGCGGCAACCGCCTCGGGGCCAACTCGCTGCTGGACACGCTCATCTTCGGCCGCCGGGCCGGCGAGCACGCCGCCCAGCGCGCCGCGGGGATGGCGCAGCCCAAGCCCGCCGCCCAGCAGGCGCGCCTCAACGACGAGCAGGCCTGGGTCAAGTCGATCATCGACCGGCCCCAGACGGGCCGCCGGATCGCCGAGATCAAGGACGAGCTCGGGACCGAGATGAACCGCAACGTCGCGGTCTTCCGCGAGCAGGCCGGGCTCGAGCACGCGCTCGAGGTCGTGCGCCGGCTCAAGGAGGAGGCCAAGACCGCCTACGTCGACGACAAGGGCTCCGTGTTCAACCAGGACGTCCTCGGGGCGATCGAGCTGGGGTACATGCTCGACTGCGCCGAGTGCACCGTCGTCGCCGCGATCGAGCGCAAGGAGTCGCGCGGGGCCCAGTTCCGCACGGACTACCCCGAGCGCAACGACGAGGTCTGGATGAAGCACATCACCCTGTCGCGCAACGGCGGCGACAGCCCCGAGATCGACTACGCCCCCGTCACGATCACCCAGTGGCAGCCCGAGGAGAGGAAGTACTAG